DNA sequence from the Penicillium psychrofluorescens genome assembly, chromosome: 3 genome:
AGAGTTCGCCTTCACCTTGGAGGAGGTCCTGTCGCTCAGCAACAATTTCGGGGCCCAGACGGGTGAAGTCCTGCGGGCCGCAAGCCAGATTATTCCGGCCGACTACGAGAGCTGGTATAAGGAGTTTCTGTTCCTTGGCGATTCCATTCATGCCAAAGCAGTCGGTGTCAACGCATCCCGCTTCCCCGTCTCGGCTCGCCAGGCCTACTTCCGCGCGTCTACTTACTACCGCTTTGCCCCCTTCTACCTGCATGGGAATGCGAGTGACCCGAGAATCAACGAGGCTGGAGCCCGCGCTGTAGCAGACTTCGACAAAGCCGCCGCCCTGCTGGCCCTGCCCCCCGTGAAGGTCAATCTCCCAGCTTCCAGCCCCAACGTCCCGACCACCAACTTCTCCGTCCCTGTCAGGTTTTTCAAGGGGCAGGCAGACTGCGCAAAACTTCCCACTATCATTGTCGGAACGGGATATGATGCCACGCAAGAAGACCTTTACCACGGGTCGGGCGTTGAGATTCTCGCCCGCGGTTGGAACGTCATCACCTACGAGGGACCCGGCCAGGGCACAGTCCTGCGTGAGCAGAACCTCGGCTTTATCCCGGATTGGTGGAACGTCGTGACGCCAATCGTGGACTATCTAGCTAGTCGCGACGACATCAACATGGACCAGGTCGCGCTCATCGGCGTCTCCTTCGGCGGTGAGCTCGCTCCCCTCGCCGCCTCCCGCGAGCACCGCCTGTCCGCCGTGCTGTCCGTCGACGGCTTGGACGATCTGTACTCTGTCATCAAGAAAGGGTTCCCGGCTGAACTCCAAACCCTCTACAACAACGGCCGGTACGCTGAGTTCGACAAGTACATCTTGGACACGGAGCGCA
Encoded proteins:
- a CDS encoding uncharacterized protein (ID:PFLUO_004446-T1.cds;~source:funannotate) yields the protein MFQLSNDTEFAFTLEEVLSLSNNFGAQTGEVLRAASQIIPADYESWYKEFLFLGDSIHAKAVGVNASRFPVSARQAYFRASTYYRFAPFYLHGNASDPRINEAGARAVADFDKAAALLALPPVKVNLPASSPNVPTTNFSVPVRFFKGQADCAKLPTIIVGTGYDATQEDLYHGSGVEILARGWNVITYEGPGQGTVLREQNLGFIPDWWNVVTPIVDYLASRDDINMDQVALIGVSFGGELAPLAASREHRLSAVLSVDGLDDLYSVIKKGFPAELQTLYNNGRYAEFDKYILDTERNTSTPTQERYILAQSLFSFNTDSPSDWWRRLPAFTVNASVLANITCPAFIGEGENDSSAPGQAEQMVKWLGNKSTYNLFRTDLGAGEHCQLGAEAQLAQVTLDWLADVWDQVALPANLTDGVY